A single window of candidate division KSB1 bacterium DNA harbors:
- a CDS encoding UPF0175 family protein — translation MATTQIHFDISESILQSLNQNKEEFTQQTRLFTTLELFKNHKLTFEQAAELAGMDKKRFLVELDKHKIDLIDYDSSELEKELESFQT, via the coding sequence ATGGCAACAACTCAAATCCACTTTGATATCTCAGAAAGCATCTTACAGTCCTTGAACCAAAATAAAGAAGAGTTCACTCAACAGACCCGCCTTTTTACAACACTTGAGTTGTTCAAAAATCATAAACTTACATTTGAACAGGCAGCAGAATTGGCTGGAATGGACAAGAAAAGATTCTTGGTCGAATTAGATAAACACAAGATCGATCTAATCGACTATGATTCATCGGAGCTTGAAAAAGAACTTGAAAGCTTTCAAACATGA